A portion of the Punica granatum isolate Tunisia-2019 chromosome 7, ASM765513v2, whole genome shotgun sequence genome contains these proteins:
- the LOC116213794 gene encoding protein IQ-DOMAIN 32 isoform X1 produces MGRSTASCFKIIACGGDSAADEDDVEAPEIKGDKRGWSFRKRSARHRVLSNTVISETAPPPPPVVKKEAPESAADVNFELPTNIEVPEKVPVPQCVDEKPQLPASVDSKPFDADPVLDTEIESNVDFKMEESTVVLIQSAVRRFLAQKECLRLKNVIKLQAAVRGHLVRKHAVGTLRCVQAIVKMQALVRAHQARALAEGLLADNNVEDGKPNEDVHKSQASVLFQDKANVKSKLSVTYVSIEKLLSNRFARQLLESTPREKPINIKCDMSKSNSAWTWLERWMSVYSAEPSPNNDLTPVPSNSENTSSKSESENSLASQAETENPPEVCSEPADSVASKNVAARTLESDDNLITHDEDKIKFEECQSAASVVQEITAPPVVEEITEPEHPQSGEVGAYSEKEIPSTESSGAEKHTPHGKPEMETEQPKRSMKRSATEELETEGKKSVFGSKKATNPAFIAAQSKFEVLTSTAISSGSINMSGESKLETAVLQEDSVTETKEFSLADNSANHQMRTQVGGSECGTELSISSTLDSPDRYDAGTMELENNAKGPEEESCSSTGFKDQKVEAASTSILDSTSDHPEKNNDDVTGETANSIKASEAVQEETITSPDLQREVYNETARQAHNGSPEASPWSHITVPESQGTPASQVSVNTKGSKVEKTGSNSIHKRKSLSKKSPSSPYNDSGASSKNKQSGKDQKSSKRRSSFGSAKAENADQEPRDSSSSNSLPHFMQATESARAKVNANNSPRSSPDVSDREVFVKKRHSLPGSNGRQGSPRIQRSTSQAQQGGQVNGGPAQGIPEALAFPILHSELPLSLERKWLR; encoded by the exons ATGGGGAGATCCACTGCGTCCTGCTTCAAGATCATCGCCTGCGGCGGCGATTCCGCGGCCGACGAGGATGATGTCGAGGCCCCCGAG ATAAAGGGTGACAAGAGGGGCTGGAGTTTCCGTAAGAGGTCTGCCCGGCACCGTGTCCTGAGCAATACAGTAATTTCCGAAACTGctcctccccctcctcctGTGGTGAAAAAGGAAGCCCCTGAATCTGCTGCTGATGTCAACTTTGAACTGCCAACTAACATCGAAGTTCCTGAGAAAGTACCAGTTCCACAATGTGTTGATGAGAAACCCCAACTGCCCGCTTCCGTCGATTCGAAGCCATTTGATGCTGATCCCGTCTTGGACACGGAGATTGAGAGTAATGTGGACTTCAAAATGGAGGAATCTACTGTTGTTTTGATCCAGTCCGCTGTTAGACGATTCCTG GCTCAAAAAGAGTGCCTAAGGCTCAAGAATGTGATCAAGTTGCAAGCTGCTGTGAGGGGCCACTTGGTGAGGAAGCATGCTGTGGGGACGCTACGATGCGTGCAAGCTATTGTGAAAATGCAGGCTCTTGTTCGGGCTCATCAGGCTCGGGCGTTAGCTGAAGGTCTTCTTGCAGACAACAATGTAGAAGATGGGAAGCCTAACGAGGATGTCCATAAGTCACAGGCCTCGGTATTGTTCCAA GATAAGGCAAATGTGAAGAGTAAACTATCTGTGACTTATGTCTCCATCGAGAAACTGCTGAGTAACAGGTTTGCCCGACAG CTCTTGGAATCAACGCCGAGGGAGAAACCAATCAACATCAAGTGCGATATGTCAAAGTCGAACTCCGCCTGGACGTGGTTGGAAAGGTGGATGTCTGTCTATTCGGCTGAACCATCTCCAAATAACGACTTAACGCCTGTGCCGTCAAATAGTGAGAATACGTCGTCAAAAAGTGAGAGTGAGAACAGCTTGGCATCACAGGCAGAGACCGAAAATCCACCTGAAGTCTGTTCAGAGCCCGCAGATTCAGTGGCCAGCAAAAATGTGGCGGCAAGAACGTTGGAAAGCGACGACAATCTCATCACTCATGATGAGGACAAGATTAAGTTTGAGGAATGCCAATCTGCTGCCTCAGTTGTGCAGGAAATTACTGCTCCCCCGGTTGTGGAGGAAATTACAGAGCCAGAGCATCCTCAGTCAGGGGAAGTTGGAGCATACTCTGAGAAGGAGATCCCTTCAACTGAATCTTCTGGAGCAGAAAAGCATACTCCCCATGGTAAGCCTGAAATGGAGACTGAGCAGCCAAAGCGGTCCATGAAGAGGTCTGCCACCGAAGAACTTGAGACCGAGGGGAAAAAATCTGTTTTTGGTTCGAAAAAGGCAACAAATCCTGCATTTATTGCGGCCCAGTCCAAGTTCGAGGTGCTGACCTCAACTGCCATTTCTAGTGGATCAATCAACATGTCCGGTGAGTCGAAACTGGAGACTGCTGTGTTGCAGGAAGATTCTGTGACTGAGACGAAGGAATTTAGCTTAGCAGATAATTCAGCTAATCATCAAATGAGGACTCAAGTTGGCGGATCTGAATGTGGGACCGAACTCTCAATTTCATCCACCCTTGATTCTCCTGATAGATATGATGCTGGAACAATGGAATTGGAGAACAATGCCAAAGGTCCCGAAGAAGAGTCTTGCAGCTCCACTGGCTTCAAAGATCAAAAGGTTGAAGCCGCATCGACTAGCATTCTCGACTCTACCTCAGATCATCCTGAGAAGAATAATGATGATGTTACTGGTGAAACCGCGAACTCAATTAAGGCATCAGAGGCTGTCCAAGAAGAAACAATAACATCACCTGATCTGCAGAGAGAAGTTTACAACGAAACAGCTCGTCAAGCACATAATGGGTCCCCTGAAGCGTCTCCCTGGAGCCATATAACTGTACCTGAATCTCAAGGAACTCCCGCTAGTCAGGTCTCAGTCAACACTAAGGGAAGTAAGGTCGAGAAAACTGGGTCAAACTCAATCCACAAGCGCAAATCCTTAAGCAAGAAATCTCCGTCTAGCCCATACAATGACTCAGGGGCAAGCAGCAAGAACAAACAGTCGGGCAAAGACCAGAAGAGCAGTAAAAGGCGCAGTTCCTTTGGTTCGGCGAAGGCTGAGAATGCTGATCAAGAACCGAGAgatagcagcagcagcaactcTCTCCCACACTTCATGCAGGCCACAGAATCTGCCAgggcaaaggtcaatgctaaCAACTCACCAAGGTCAAGTCCCGATGTTTCGGATAGGGAAGTCTTCGTGAAGAAGAGGCACTCACTGCCTGGTTCAAATGGGAGGCAGGGATCCCCTCGGATTCAGCGGTCGACGTCTCAGGCGCAGCAGGGTGGACAGGTTAATGGTGGGCCAGCACAAGGTATCCCTGAAGCTCTAGCTTTTCCCATCTTACACTCTGAACTGCCTCTCTCACTTG AGCGGAAATGGCTGAGATGA
- the LOC116213794 gene encoding protein IQ-DOMAIN 32 isoform X4 — translation MGRSTASCFKIIACGGDSAADEDDVEAPEIKGDKRGWSFRKRSARHRVLSNTVISETAPPPPPVVKKEAPESAADVNFELPTNIEVPEKVPVPQCVDEKPQLPASVDSKPFDADPVLDTEIESNVDFKMEESTVVLIQSAVRRFLAQKECLRLKNVIKLQAAVRGHLVRKHAVGTLRCVQAIVKMQALVRAHQARALAEGLLADNNVEDGKPNEDVHKSQASVLFQDKANVKSKLSVTYVSIEKLLSNRFARQLLESTPREKPINIKCDMSKSNSAWTWLERWMSVYSAEPSPNNDLTPVPSNSENTSSKSESENSLASQAETENPPEVCSEPADSVASKNVAARTLESDDNLITHDEDKIKFEECQSAASVVQEITAPPVVEEITEPEHPQSGEVGAYSEKEIPSTESSGAEKHTPHGKPEMETEQPKRSMKRSATEELETEGKKSVFGSKKATNPAFIAAQSKFEVLTSTAISSGSINMSGESKLETAVLQEDSVTETKEFSLADNSANHQMRTQVGGSECGTELSISSTLDSPDRYDAGTMELENNAKGPEEESCSSTGFKDQKVEAASTSILDSTSDHPEKNNDDVTGETANSIKASEAVQEETITSPDLQREVYNETARQAHNGSPEASPWSHITVPESQGTPASQVSVNTKGSKVEKTGSNSIHKRKSLSKKSPSSPYNDSGASSKNKQSGKDQKSSKRRSSFGSAKAENADQEPRDSSSSNSLPHFMQATESARAKVNANNSPRSSPDVSDREVFVKKRHSLPGSNGRQGSPRIQRSTSSFSHLTL, via the exons ATGGGGAGATCCACTGCGTCCTGCTTCAAGATCATCGCCTGCGGCGGCGATTCCGCGGCCGACGAGGATGATGTCGAGGCCCCCGAG ATAAAGGGTGACAAGAGGGGCTGGAGTTTCCGTAAGAGGTCTGCCCGGCACCGTGTCCTGAGCAATACAGTAATTTCCGAAACTGctcctccccctcctcctGTGGTGAAAAAGGAAGCCCCTGAATCTGCTGCTGATGTCAACTTTGAACTGCCAACTAACATCGAAGTTCCTGAGAAAGTACCAGTTCCACAATGTGTTGATGAGAAACCCCAACTGCCCGCTTCCGTCGATTCGAAGCCATTTGATGCTGATCCCGTCTTGGACACGGAGATTGAGAGTAATGTGGACTTCAAAATGGAGGAATCTACTGTTGTTTTGATCCAGTCCGCTGTTAGACGATTCCTG GCTCAAAAAGAGTGCCTAAGGCTCAAGAATGTGATCAAGTTGCAAGCTGCTGTGAGGGGCCACTTGGTGAGGAAGCATGCTGTGGGGACGCTACGATGCGTGCAAGCTATTGTGAAAATGCAGGCTCTTGTTCGGGCTCATCAGGCTCGGGCGTTAGCTGAAGGTCTTCTTGCAGACAACAATGTAGAAGATGGGAAGCCTAACGAGGATGTCCATAAGTCACAGGCCTCGGTATTGTTCCAA GATAAGGCAAATGTGAAGAGTAAACTATCTGTGACTTATGTCTCCATCGAGAAACTGCTGAGTAACAGGTTTGCCCGACAG CTCTTGGAATCAACGCCGAGGGAGAAACCAATCAACATCAAGTGCGATATGTCAAAGTCGAACTCCGCCTGGACGTGGTTGGAAAGGTGGATGTCTGTCTATTCGGCTGAACCATCTCCAAATAACGACTTAACGCCTGTGCCGTCAAATAGTGAGAATACGTCGTCAAAAAGTGAGAGTGAGAACAGCTTGGCATCACAGGCAGAGACCGAAAATCCACCTGAAGTCTGTTCAGAGCCCGCAGATTCAGTGGCCAGCAAAAATGTGGCGGCAAGAACGTTGGAAAGCGACGACAATCTCATCACTCATGATGAGGACAAGATTAAGTTTGAGGAATGCCAATCTGCTGCCTCAGTTGTGCAGGAAATTACTGCTCCCCCGGTTGTGGAGGAAATTACAGAGCCAGAGCATCCTCAGTCAGGGGAAGTTGGAGCATACTCTGAGAAGGAGATCCCTTCAACTGAATCTTCTGGAGCAGAAAAGCATACTCCCCATGGTAAGCCTGAAATGGAGACTGAGCAGCCAAAGCGGTCCATGAAGAGGTCTGCCACCGAAGAACTTGAGACCGAGGGGAAAAAATCTGTTTTTGGTTCGAAAAAGGCAACAAATCCTGCATTTATTGCGGCCCAGTCCAAGTTCGAGGTGCTGACCTCAACTGCCATTTCTAGTGGATCAATCAACATGTCCGGTGAGTCGAAACTGGAGACTGCTGTGTTGCAGGAAGATTCTGTGACTGAGACGAAGGAATTTAGCTTAGCAGATAATTCAGCTAATCATCAAATGAGGACTCAAGTTGGCGGATCTGAATGTGGGACCGAACTCTCAATTTCATCCACCCTTGATTCTCCTGATAGATATGATGCTGGAACAATGGAATTGGAGAACAATGCCAAAGGTCCCGAAGAAGAGTCTTGCAGCTCCACTGGCTTCAAAGATCAAAAGGTTGAAGCCGCATCGACTAGCATTCTCGACTCTACCTCAGATCATCCTGAGAAGAATAATGATGATGTTACTGGTGAAACCGCGAACTCAATTAAGGCATCAGAGGCTGTCCAAGAAGAAACAATAACATCACCTGATCTGCAGAGAGAAGTTTACAACGAAACAGCTCGTCAAGCACATAATGGGTCCCCTGAAGCGTCTCCCTGGAGCCATATAACTGTACCTGAATCTCAAGGAACTCCCGCTAGTCAGGTCTCAGTCAACACTAAGGGAAGTAAGGTCGAGAAAACTGGGTCAAACTCAATCCACAAGCGCAAATCCTTAAGCAAGAAATCTCCGTCTAGCCCATACAATGACTCAGGGGCAAGCAGCAAGAACAAACAGTCGGGCAAAGACCAGAAGAGCAGTAAAAGGCGCAGTTCCTTTGGTTCGGCGAAGGCTGAGAATGCTGATCAAGAACCGAGAgatagcagcagcagcaactcTCTCCCACACTTCATGCAGGCCACAGAATCTGCCAgggcaaaggtcaatgctaaCAACTCACCAAGGTCAAGTCCCGATGTTTCGGATAGGGAAGTCTTCGTGAAGAAGAGGCACTCACTGCCTGGTTCAAATGGGAGGCAGGGATCCCCTCGGATTCAGCGGTCGAC CTCTAGCTTTTCCCATCTTACACTCTGA
- the LOC116213794 gene encoding protein IQ-DOMAIN 32 isoform X3, whose product MGRSTASCFKIIACGGDSAADEDDVEAPEIKGDKRGWSFRKRSARHRVLSNTVISETAPPPPPVVKKEAPESAADVNFELPTNIEVPEKVPVPQCVDEKPQLPASVDSKPFDADPVLDTEIESNVDFKMEESTVVLIQSAVRRFLAQKECLRLKNVIKLQAAVRGHLVRKHAVGTLRCVQAIVKMQALVRAHQARALAEGLLADNNVEDGKPNEDVHKSQASVLFQDKANVKSKLSVTYVSIEKLLSNRFARQLLESTPREKPINIKCDMSKSNSAWTWLERWMSVYSAEPSPNNDLTPVPSNSENTSSKSESENSLASQAETENPPEVCSEPADSVASKNVAARTLESDDNLITHDEDKIKFEECQSAASVVQEITAPPVVEEITEPEHPQSGEVGAYSEKEIPSTESSGAEKHTPHGKPEMETEQPKRSMKRSATEELETEGKKSVFGSKKATNPAFIAAQSKFEVLTSTAISSGSINMSGESKLETAVLQEDSVTETKEFSLADNSANHQMRTQVGGSECGTELSISSTLDSPDRYDAGTMELENNAKGPEEESCSSTGFKDQKVEAASTSILDSTSDHPEKNNDDVTGETANSIKASEAVQEETITSPDLQREVYNETARQAHNGSPEASPWSHITVPESQGTPASQVSVNTKGSKVEKTGSNSIHKRKSLSKKSPSSPYNDSGASSKNKQSGKDQKSSKRRSSFGSAKAENADQEPRDSSSSNSLPHFMQATESARAKVNANNSPRSSPDVSDREVFVKKRHSLPGSNGRQGSPRIQRSTSQAQQGGQVNGGPAQERKWLR is encoded by the exons ATGGGGAGATCCACTGCGTCCTGCTTCAAGATCATCGCCTGCGGCGGCGATTCCGCGGCCGACGAGGATGATGTCGAGGCCCCCGAG ATAAAGGGTGACAAGAGGGGCTGGAGTTTCCGTAAGAGGTCTGCCCGGCACCGTGTCCTGAGCAATACAGTAATTTCCGAAACTGctcctccccctcctcctGTGGTGAAAAAGGAAGCCCCTGAATCTGCTGCTGATGTCAACTTTGAACTGCCAACTAACATCGAAGTTCCTGAGAAAGTACCAGTTCCACAATGTGTTGATGAGAAACCCCAACTGCCCGCTTCCGTCGATTCGAAGCCATTTGATGCTGATCCCGTCTTGGACACGGAGATTGAGAGTAATGTGGACTTCAAAATGGAGGAATCTACTGTTGTTTTGATCCAGTCCGCTGTTAGACGATTCCTG GCTCAAAAAGAGTGCCTAAGGCTCAAGAATGTGATCAAGTTGCAAGCTGCTGTGAGGGGCCACTTGGTGAGGAAGCATGCTGTGGGGACGCTACGATGCGTGCAAGCTATTGTGAAAATGCAGGCTCTTGTTCGGGCTCATCAGGCTCGGGCGTTAGCTGAAGGTCTTCTTGCAGACAACAATGTAGAAGATGGGAAGCCTAACGAGGATGTCCATAAGTCACAGGCCTCGGTATTGTTCCAA GATAAGGCAAATGTGAAGAGTAAACTATCTGTGACTTATGTCTCCATCGAGAAACTGCTGAGTAACAGGTTTGCCCGACAG CTCTTGGAATCAACGCCGAGGGAGAAACCAATCAACATCAAGTGCGATATGTCAAAGTCGAACTCCGCCTGGACGTGGTTGGAAAGGTGGATGTCTGTCTATTCGGCTGAACCATCTCCAAATAACGACTTAACGCCTGTGCCGTCAAATAGTGAGAATACGTCGTCAAAAAGTGAGAGTGAGAACAGCTTGGCATCACAGGCAGAGACCGAAAATCCACCTGAAGTCTGTTCAGAGCCCGCAGATTCAGTGGCCAGCAAAAATGTGGCGGCAAGAACGTTGGAAAGCGACGACAATCTCATCACTCATGATGAGGACAAGATTAAGTTTGAGGAATGCCAATCTGCTGCCTCAGTTGTGCAGGAAATTACTGCTCCCCCGGTTGTGGAGGAAATTACAGAGCCAGAGCATCCTCAGTCAGGGGAAGTTGGAGCATACTCTGAGAAGGAGATCCCTTCAACTGAATCTTCTGGAGCAGAAAAGCATACTCCCCATGGTAAGCCTGAAATGGAGACTGAGCAGCCAAAGCGGTCCATGAAGAGGTCTGCCACCGAAGAACTTGAGACCGAGGGGAAAAAATCTGTTTTTGGTTCGAAAAAGGCAACAAATCCTGCATTTATTGCGGCCCAGTCCAAGTTCGAGGTGCTGACCTCAACTGCCATTTCTAGTGGATCAATCAACATGTCCGGTGAGTCGAAACTGGAGACTGCTGTGTTGCAGGAAGATTCTGTGACTGAGACGAAGGAATTTAGCTTAGCAGATAATTCAGCTAATCATCAAATGAGGACTCAAGTTGGCGGATCTGAATGTGGGACCGAACTCTCAATTTCATCCACCCTTGATTCTCCTGATAGATATGATGCTGGAACAATGGAATTGGAGAACAATGCCAAAGGTCCCGAAGAAGAGTCTTGCAGCTCCACTGGCTTCAAAGATCAAAAGGTTGAAGCCGCATCGACTAGCATTCTCGACTCTACCTCAGATCATCCTGAGAAGAATAATGATGATGTTACTGGTGAAACCGCGAACTCAATTAAGGCATCAGAGGCTGTCCAAGAAGAAACAATAACATCACCTGATCTGCAGAGAGAAGTTTACAACGAAACAGCTCGTCAAGCACATAATGGGTCCCCTGAAGCGTCTCCCTGGAGCCATATAACTGTACCTGAATCTCAAGGAACTCCCGCTAGTCAGGTCTCAGTCAACACTAAGGGAAGTAAGGTCGAGAAAACTGGGTCAAACTCAATCCACAAGCGCAAATCCTTAAGCAAGAAATCTCCGTCTAGCCCATACAATGACTCAGGGGCAAGCAGCAAGAACAAACAGTCGGGCAAAGACCAGAAGAGCAGTAAAAGGCGCAGTTCCTTTGGTTCGGCGAAGGCTGAGAATGCTGATCAAGAACCGAGAgatagcagcagcagcaactcTCTCCCACACTTCATGCAGGCCACAGAATCTGCCAgggcaaaggtcaatgctaaCAACTCACCAAGGTCAAGTCCCGATGTTTCGGATAGGGAAGTCTTCGTGAAGAAGAGGCACTCACTGCCTGGTTCAAATGGGAGGCAGGGATCCCCTCGGATTCAGCGGTCGACGTCTCAGGCGCAGCAGGGTGGACAGGTTAATGGTGGGCCAGCACAAG AGCGGAAATGGCTGAGATGA
- the LOC116213794 gene encoding protein IQ-DOMAIN 32 isoform X2, whose product MGRSTASCFKIIACGGDSAADEDDVEAPEIKGDKRGWSFRKRSARHRVLSNTVISETAPPPPPVVKKEAPESAADVNFELPTNIEVPEKVPVPQCVDEKPQLPASVDSKPFDADPVLDTEIESNVDFKMEESTVVLIQSAVRRFLAQKECLRLKNVIKLQAAVRGHLVRKHAVGTLRCVQAIVKMQALVRAHQARALAEGLLADNNVEDGKPNEDVHKSQASDKANVKSKLSVTYVSIEKLLSNRFARQLLESTPREKPINIKCDMSKSNSAWTWLERWMSVYSAEPSPNNDLTPVPSNSENTSSKSESENSLASQAETENPPEVCSEPADSVASKNVAARTLESDDNLITHDEDKIKFEECQSAASVVQEITAPPVVEEITEPEHPQSGEVGAYSEKEIPSTESSGAEKHTPHGKPEMETEQPKRSMKRSATEELETEGKKSVFGSKKATNPAFIAAQSKFEVLTSTAISSGSINMSGESKLETAVLQEDSVTETKEFSLADNSANHQMRTQVGGSECGTELSISSTLDSPDRYDAGTMELENNAKGPEEESCSSTGFKDQKVEAASTSILDSTSDHPEKNNDDVTGETANSIKASEAVQEETITSPDLQREVYNETARQAHNGSPEASPWSHITVPESQGTPASQVSVNTKGSKVEKTGSNSIHKRKSLSKKSPSSPYNDSGASSKNKQSGKDQKSSKRRSSFGSAKAENADQEPRDSSSSNSLPHFMQATESARAKVNANNSPRSSPDVSDREVFVKKRHSLPGSNGRQGSPRIQRSTSQAQQGGQVNGGPAQGIPEALAFPILHSELPLSLERKWLR is encoded by the exons ATGGGGAGATCCACTGCGTCCTGCTTCAAGATCATCGCCTGCGGCGGCGATTCCGCGGCCGACGAGGATGATGTCGAGGCCCCCGAG ATAAAGGGTGACAAGAGGGGCTGGAGTTTCCGTAAGAGGTCTGCCCGGCACCGTGTCCTGAGCAATACAGTAATTTCCGAAACTGctcctccccctcctcctGTGGTGAAAAAGGAAGCCCCTGAATCTGCTGCTGATGTCAACTTTGAACTGCCAACTAACATCGAAGTTCCTGAGAAAGTACCAGTTCCACAATGTGTTGATGAGAAACCCCAACTGCCCGCTTCCGTCGATTCGAAGCCATTTGATGCTGATCCCGTCTTGGACACGGAGATTGAGAGTAATGTGGACTTCAAAATGGAGGAATCTACTGTTGTTTTGATCCAGTCCGCTGTTAGACGATTCCTG GCTCAAAAAGAGTGCCTAAGGCTCAAGAATGTGATCAAGTTGCAAGCTGCTGTGAGGGGCCACTTGGTGAGGAAGCATGCTGTGGGGACGCTACGATGCGTGCAAGCTATTGTGAAAATGCAGGCTCTTGTTCGGGCTCATCAGGCTCGGGCGTTAGCTGAAGGTCTTCTTGCAGACAACAATGTAGAAGATGGGAAGCCTAACGAGGATGTCCATAAGTCACAGGCCTCG GATAAGGCAAATGTGAAGAGTAAACTATCTGTGACTTATGTCTCCATCGAGAAACTGCTGAGTAACAGGTTTGCCCGACAG CTCTTGGAATCAACGCCGAGGGAGAAACCAATCAACATCAAGTGCGATATGTCAAAGTCGAACTCCGCCTGGACGTGGTTGGAAAGGTGGATGTCTGTCTATTCGGCTGAACCATCTCCAAATAACGACTTAACGCCTGTGCCGTCAAATAGTGAGAATACGTCGTCAAAAAGTGAGAGTGAGAACAGCTTGGCATCACAGGCAGAGACCGAAAATCCACCTGAAGTCTGTTCAGAGCCCGCAGATTCAGTGGCCAGCAAAAATGTGGCGGCAAGAACGTTGGAAAGCGACGACAATCTCATCACTCATGATGAGGACAAGATTAAGTTTGAGGAATGCCAATCTGCTGCCTCAGTTGTGCAGGAAATTACTGCTCCCCCGGTTGTGGAGGAAATTACAGAGCCAGAGCATCCTCAGTCAGGGGAAGTTGGAGCATACTCTGAGAAGGAGATCCCTTCAACTGAATCTTCTGGAGCAGAAAAGCATACTCCCCATGGTAAGCCTGAAATGGAGACTGAGCAGCCAAAGCGGTCCATGAAGAGGTCTGCCACCGAAGAACTTGAGACCGAGGGGAAAAAATCTGTTTTTGGTTCGAAAAAGGCAACAAATCCTGCATTTATTGCGGCCCAGTCCAAGTTCGAGGTGCTGACCTCAACTGCCATTTCTAGTGGATCAATCAACATGTCCGGTGAGTCGAAACTGGAGACTGCTGTGTTGCAGGAAGATTCTGTGACTGAGACGAAGGAATTTAGCTTAGCAGATAATTCAGCTAATCATCAAATGAGGACTCAAGTTGGCGGATCTGAATGTGGGACCGAACTCTCAATTTCATCCACCCTTGATTCTCCTGATAGATATGATGCTGGAACAATGGAATTGGAGAACAATGCCAAAGGTCCCGAAGAAGAGTCTTGCAGCTCCACTGGCTTCAAAGATCAAAAGGTTGAAGCCGCATCGACTAGCATTCTCGACTCTACCTCAGATCATCCTGAGAAGAATAATGATGATGTTACTGGTGAAACCGCGAACTCAATTAAGGCATCAGAGGCTGTCCAAGAAGAAACAATAACATCACCTGATCTGCAGAGAGAAGTTTACAACGAAACAGCTCGTCAAGCACATAATGGGTCCCCTGAAGCGTCTCCCTGGAGCCATATAACTGTACCTGAATCTCAAGGAACTCCCGCTAGTCAGGTCTCAGTCAACACTAAGGGAAGTAAGGTCGAGAAAACTGGGTCAAACTCAATCCACAAGCGCAAATCCTTAAGCAAGAAATCTCCGTCTAGCCCATACAATGACTCAGGGGCAAGCAGCAAGAACAAACAGTCGGGCAAAGACCAGAAGAGCAGTAAAAGGCGCAGTTCCTTTGGTTCGGCGAAGGCTGAGAATGCTGATCAAGAACCGAGAgatagcagcagcagcaactcTCTCCCACACTTCATGCAGGCCACAGAATCTGCCAgggcaaaggtcaatgctaaCAACTCACCAAGGTCAAGTCCCGATGTTTCGGATAGGGAAGTCTTCGTGAAGAAGAGGCACTCACTGCCTGGTTCAAATGGGAGGCAGGGATCCCCTCGGATTCAGCGGTCGACGTCTCAGGCGCAGCAGGGTGGACAGGTTAATGGTGGGCCAGCACAAGGTATCCCTGAAGCTCTAGCTTTTCCCATCTTACACTCTGAACTGCCTCTCTCACTTG AGCGGAAATGGCTGAGATGA